One window from the genome of Pseudomonas fluorescens encodes:
- the recJ gene encoding single-stranded-DNA-specific exonuclease RecJ, with protein MRIEPRQLPDTLPFLGDLPPLLTRLYAARGVQSEAELDKSLARLIPFQQLKGIDAAVDLLVTALEQRQRILIVGDFDADGATASTVGMLGLRLLGAAHVDYLVPNRFEYGYGLTPEIVEVALARAPQLLITVDNGISSVEGVAAAKAAGLQVLVTDHHLPGLELPAADAIVNPNQPGCEFPSKALAGVGVIFYVLMALRARLRSLGWYASTPQPNIGELLDLVALGSVADVVPLDANNRILVHQGLERIRAGRARPGIKAILEVAKRDASRITSTDLGFILGPRLNAAGRLDDMSLGIECLLTDDPALAREMAAQLDGMNQDRKSIEQGMQREALAQLKDLPVESMPFGLCLFDPQWHQGVIGILASRMKERYFRPTIAFADAGDGLLKGSGRSVPGFHIRDALSVVAAQHPTLISKYGGHAMAAGLTLPEANFPLFAEAFDAEVRRQLREEDLTGRLLSDGTLAVEEFHLELARALRHAGPWGQHFPEPMFHGVFQLVEQRVVGERHLKVILKSECGSVKLDGIAFGIDREIWPNPTVRWVELAYKLDLNEFRGQETVQLMIAHIEPR; from the coding sequence ATGCGCATAGAACCCCGCCAACTGCCCGACACCCTGCCATTTCTCGGTGACCTGCCGCCCCTCTTGACGCGCCTGTACGCGGCACGCGGCGTACAGTCCGAGGCTGAACTGGACAAGAGCCTGGCGCGCCTGATTCCCTTTCAGCAGCTCAAGGGGATCGACGCCGCGGTGGATCTGTTGGTGACGGCATTGGAGCAGCGCCAGCGCATCCTGATCGTGGGTGACTTCGATGCCGATGGCGCGACCGCCAGCACCGTGGGGATGCTCGGGTTGCGCCTGCTCGGTGCAGCCCATGTCGATTACCTGGTGCCCAATCGCTTCGAATATGGCTACGGGCTGACCCCGGAAATCGTCGAAGTCGCCCTGGCCCGCGCACCGCAGTTGCTGATCACCGTGGATAACGGCATCTCCAGCGTGGAAGGCGTGGCGGCGGCGAAAGCGGCGGGGCTCCAGGTACTGGTCACCGACCACCACTTGCCAGGCCTCGAATTGCCGGCGGCCGATGCCATTGTCAATCCGAACCAGCCGGGTTGCGAATTCCCGAGCAAGGCCCTGGCCGGTGTCGGGGTGATTTTTTATGTGCTGATGGCTCTGCGGGCGCGTCTGCGCAGCCTGGGGTGGTATGCCAGCACCCCCCAGCCGAACATCGGCGAATTGCTCGACCTGGTGGCCCTGGGCAGCGTGGCCGACGTAGTGCCCCTGGACGCGAATAACCGGATCCTGGTGCACCAGGGCCTGGAACGGATTCGCGCCGGACGCGCCCGGCCCGGCATCAAGGCGATCCTGGAAGTGGCCAAGCGCGACGCGTCACGGATTACCTCCACCGACCTCGGATTTATCCTCGGGCCACGTCTGAATGCGGCAGGGCGCCTGGACGACATGAGCCTGGGCATCGAATGCCTGCTCACCGACGACCCGGCCCTGGCGCGGGAGATGGCGGCGCAACTGGACGGCATGAACCAGGACCGCAAGTCCATCGAGCAGGGCATGCAGCGTGAAGCCCTGGCTCAGCTCAAGGACCTGCCAGTGGAGTCGATGCCATTCGGTTTGTGCCTCTTCGACCCGCAGTGGCACCAAGGGGTCATCGGCATTCTCGCCTCGCGAATGAAAGAGCGCTATTTCCGCCCGACCATCGCCTTTGCCGATGCCGGGGACGGTTTGCTCAAGGGTTCGGGGCGCTCGGTACCGGGTTTTCACATTCGCGATGCGCTGAGCGTGGTGGCGGCGCAGCATCCGACCCTGATCAGCAAGTACGGCGGTCACGCCATGGCGGCGGGGCTGACGTTGCCGGAAGCGAATTTTCCGTTGTTCGCCGAAGCGTTCGACGCGGAAGTGCGCCGGCAATTGCGCGAAGAAGACCTGACCGGCCGGTTGTTGTCGGATGGCACCCTGGCGGTGGAGGAGTTCCACCTCGAGCTGGCCCGGGCGCTGCGCCATGCCGGTCCCTGGGGCCAGCATTTCCCGGAACCGATGTTCCATGGTGTGTTCCAGTTGGTCGAACAACGGGTGGTGGGCGAACGGCACCTGAAGGTCATTCTCAAGAGCGAGTGCGGCTCGGTGAAGCTCGACGGCATCGCCTTCGGCATCGACCGCGAGATCTGGCCCAACCCTACCGTGCGCTGGGTGGAACTGGCCTACAAGCTCGACCTCAACGAGTTCCGCGGCCAGGAAACGGTGCAGTTGATGATTGCCCATATCGAACCGCGCTAG
- the xerD gene encoding site-specific tyrosine recombinase XerD, producing the protein MPAIDHPLIDQFLDALWLEKGLSDNTRDAYRSDLALFNGWLQENHLELVNAGRELILDHLAWRLEQNYKPRSTARFLSGLRGFYRYLLREKLIAVDPTLRVEMPQLGRPLPKSLSEADVEALLAAPDLSEAIGQRDRAMLEVLYACGLRVTELISLTLEQVNLRQGVLRVMGKGSKERLVPMGEEAIVWVERYMRDARHELLGGRPSDVLFPSLRGEQMTRQTFWHRIKHQAKVAGIGKSLSPHTLRHAFATHLLNHGADLRVVQMLLGHSDLSTTQIYTHVARARLQNLHAKHHPRG; encoded by the coding sequence ATGCCAGCCATCGATCATCCTCTGATAGACCAGTTTCTCGACGCCCTGTGGCTGGAGAAGGGCCTGTCCGATAACACCCGCGATGCCTACCGCAGCGACCTGGCGTTGTTCAACGGCTGGTTGCAGGAAAATCACCTGGAACTGGTCAATGCCGGTCGCGAGTTGATCCTCGATCACTTGGCGTGGCGCCTGGAGCAGAACTACAAACCCCGCTCGACCGCGCGGTTTCTCTCCGGTCTGCGTGGGTTTTATCGCTATTTGCTGCGGGAAAAGCTGATCGCGGTAGACCCAACCTTGCGTGTGGAAATGCCGCAACTGGGGCGTCCGCTGCCCAAGTCCCTGTCGGAAGCCGATGTCGAAGCGCTGCTGGCGGCACCCGATCTCAGCGAGGCCATCGGTCAGCGCGACCGGGCCATGTTGGAAGTCCTGTATGCCTGTGGCTTGCGCGTCACCGAGTTGATCAGCTTGACGTTGGAGCAGGTCAACCTGCGCCAGGGCGTGCTGCGGGTGATGGGCAAGGGCAGCAAGGAGCGCCTGGTGCCGATGGGCGAGGAAGCGATTGTCTGGGTCGAGCGTTACATGCGCGATGCCCGTCATGAGTTGCTGGGCGGGCGTCCCAGCGATGTGCTGTTCCCCAGTCTGCGTGGCGAGCAGATGACTCGCCAGACGTTCTGGCACCGCATCAAGCACCAGGCCAAGGTGGCCGGGATCGGCAAGTCCCTCTCGCCCCACACCTTGCGCCATGCCTTCGCCACGCACCTGCTCAATCACGGTGCCGACTTGCGGGTGGTGCAGATGCTGCTCGGCCATAGCGACTTGTCCACCACCCAGATCTACACCCATGTGGCCCGGGCGCGGTTGCAGAACTTGCATGCCAAGCATCATCCTCGTGGCTGA
- a CDS encoding DUF3509 domain-containing protein codes for MESISLLLNEALSPYQVSLTPSGAKGECRVTLKNASGVIMVERVFNQAQLTDKRQLTDVVDGLHRDVLIAEGRLEPCVIAALRNLARDKVMVAAN; via the coding sequence ATGGAAAGTATCAGCCTATTGCTGAATGAAGCCTTGAGCCCGTATCAGGTCTCGCTGACTCCCTCCGGCGCCAAGGGCGAATGCCGGGTGACGCTGAAGAATGCCAGCGGGGTCATCATGGTCGAGCGAGTGTTCAATCAGGCCCAATTGACCGACAAGCGTCAGTTGACGGACGTAGTCGATGGCCTGCATCGCGATGTGCTGATTGCCGAGGGGCGCCTGGAGCCCTGTGTGATTGCGGCGCTGCGCAATCTGGCGCGCGACAAGGTCATGGTCGCGGCGAATTGA
- the dsbC gene encoding bifunctional protein-disulfide isomerase/oxidoreductase DsbC: MRLIQMFTAAAIALASTFAIADDAADKAIRKSLENLQLEVPIEAISASPMAGLYEVKLKGSRVLYASADGQYIVQGNLFELKDGKPVNLTEMTERQGISKLINGIPVAETVVYPAIGETKSHITVFTDTTCPYCHKLHAEVPELNKRGIEVRYVAFPRQGLGSPGDEQLQAVWCSKDKKAAMDKMVDGKEIKAAKCDNPVSKQFALGQSIGVNGTPAIVLADGQVIPGYQPAPQVAKLALGAK, translated from the coding sequence ATGCGTTTGATCCAGATGTTCACCGCCGCCGCCATTGCGTTGGCCAGTACCTTTGCCATCGCCGATGACGCGGCCGACAAGGCTATCCGCAAGAGCCTGGAAAACCTTCAGCTCGAAGTGCCGATCGAAGCCATCTCGGCCAGCCCCATGGCCGGCCTGTATGAAGTCAAGCTCAAGGGCAGCCGCGTGCTGTACGCCAGCGCCGACGGCCAGTACATCGTCCAGGGCAACCTGTTCGAGCTCAAGGACGGCAAGCCGGTCAACCTCACCGAGATGACCGAGCGCCAGGGCATTTCCAAGTTGATCAACGGCATTCCGGTCGCTGAAACCGTGGTTTATCCGGCGATCGGCGAAACCAAGTCCCACATCACCGTGTTCACCGACACTACCTGCCCGTATTGCCACAAGCTGCACGCCGAAGTGCCGGAACTGAACAAACGCGGCATCGAAGTGCGCTATGTGGCGTTCCCGCGCCAGGGCCTGGGTTCGCCGGGCGATGAGCAGTTGCAGGCGGTCTGGTGCTCCAAGGACAAGAAAGCGGCCATGGACAAGATGGTCGACGGCAAGGAAATCAAGGCCGCCAAGTGCGATAACCCGGTTTCCAAGCAGTTTGCGCTCGGACAGTCAATAGGTGTGAACGGTACGCCGGCGATTGTTTTGGCCGATGGTCAGGTAATTCCGGGCTACCAGCCGGCGCCACAAGTGGCCAAACTGGCCCTGGGCGCGAAATGA
- a CDS encoding transporter substrate-binding domain-containing protein, protein MSFFIKGKPALGWVMGLALMYWTQGGNAAPLAAFETPPPNPGERLVLDAQELKWIKENPRVIVATMQFPLYLFKNEQGQWNGLNHDVLQRIAHMTGLEFVHRESFSPGELLTMLENGEADMTTLLAMNEERRDFLSFSHAFGGSGWVFVGRDGESSLHSLEQLEGKVLALPARHALEAEIRRDYPAIKLRTTKTFGEARALVESREAYATIENETGVHLYPAGQLQVGSGLEGKWEPDYLAVRQDLTVLLSILNKALEAFPAEDMRALRSKWMAGATPVQAPSIWERMSRWGYWCVTVVVVFGLLSLLWNRRLQIQIDQRLKAEAVLKDQLMLQRALMDAIPDPIFICDLEGRLIMCNKSYEDQFATRFEKLRGTRLTDSASFPPATAELLHGEVMEQLRTGQSRFVDRQLMFSGGLREIYHWSVPFYGADGQLRGILGGWTDVGRRWRRCDRGLSEPAVTS, encoded by the coding sequence ATGTCGTTTTTTATCAAAGGCAAACCGGCCCTGGGCTGGGTAATGGGCCTGGCCCTGATGTACTGGACGCAGGGAGGCAACGCGGCGCCGCTGGCGGCTTTCGAAACGCCACCGCCCAACCCTGGCGAACGGCTGGTGCTGGACGCGCAGGAGTTGAAGTGGATCAAGGAGAACCCCCGGGTCATCGTGGCCACGATGCAGTTTCCGTTGTACCTGTTCAAGAACGAACAGGGGCAGTGGAATGGGCTGAACCACGACGTTCTCCAGCGCATCGCGCACATGACCGGCCTTGAGTTCGTGCATCGTGAATCGTTCTCCCCCGGCGAGTTGCTGACAATGCTGGAGAATGGCGAGGCCGACATGACGACCCTGCTGGCGATGAATGAAGAACGTCGGGACTTCCTGAGTTTCAGCCATGCATTCGGGGGTTCCGGTTGGGTATTCGTCGGCCGTGACGGGGAATCGTCCCTCCATTCGCTGGAGCAGCTCGAAGGGAAGGTCCTGGCACTGCCGGCACGGCATGCATTGGAGGCGGAAATCAGGCGCGATTACCCGGCGATCAAATTGCGTACGACCAAGACCTTTGGCGAGGCGCGGGCGTTGGTGGAGAGCCGGGAAGCTTATGCCACCATCGAAAATGAAACCGGGGTGCATCTCTATCCCGCCGGGCAGTTGCAGGTCGGCAGCGGCCTTGAGGGCAAGTGGGAACCGGACTACCTGGCAGTGCGCCAGGACCTGACCGTGCTGTTGAGTATCTTGAATAAAGCGCTGGAAGCCTTCCCCGCCGAGGACATGCGTGCACTGCGTTCGAAATGGATGGCCGGTGCTACGCCCGTCCAGGCGCCATCGATCTGGGAGCGGATGTCCCGCTGGGGTTACTGGTGTGTGACCGTGGTCGTGGTGTTTGGTCTCTTGTCCCTGCTGTGGAACCGCCGCCTGCAGATACAGATCGACCAACGCCTCAAGGCCGAAGCGGTCCTCAAGGACCAGTTGATGCTCCAGCGGGCCTTGATGGATGCCATTCCCGACCCGATTTTTATCTGTGATCTGGAAGGGCGCCTGATCATGTGCAACAAAAGCTATGAAGACCAGTTTGCGACCCGCTTCGAAAAACTGCGGGGCACGCGGCTTACCGACTCGGCATCATTCCCGCCGGCCACCGCCGAGCTGCTGCACGGGGAAGTGATGGAGCAATTGCGCACCGGCCAATCTCGATTCGTCGACCGGCAATTGATGTTCAGCGGCGGATTGCGGGAAATCTATCATTGGTCGGTGCCGTTCTATGGGGCTGATGGGCAGCTGCGCGGCATTCTGGGTGGCTGGACCGATGTCGGGCGGCGGTGGCGTCGTTGCGACAGGGGCCTGTCTGAGCCGGCCGTCACCTCGTAA
- a CDS encoding homoserine dehydrogenase, with the protein MNPVKVGICGLGTVGGGTFNVLQRNAEEISRRAGRGIEVAQIAMRTPKPQFQTTGIAITNDVFEVATNPEIDIVIELVGGYTVARELVLKAIENGKHVVTANKALIAVHGNEIFAKAREKGVIVAFEAAVAGGIPVIKAIREGLSANRINWVAGIINGTGNFILTEMREKGRTFEDVLAEAQALGYAEADPTFDVEGIDAAHKLTILASIAFGIPLQFDKAYTEGITQLTTADVNYAEALGYRIKHLGVARSTASGIELRVHPTLIPADRLIANVNGVMNAVMVNGDASGSTLFYGAGAGMEPTASSVIADLVDVVRAMTSDPENRVPHLAFQPDSLSAHPILPIEACESSYYLRIQAKDHPGVLAQVASILSERGINIESIMQKEVEEHDGLVPMILLTHRVVEQSINDAIAALEALQGVVGPVVRIRVEHLN; encoded by the coding sequence GTGAATCCGGTCAAAGTAGGCATCTGTGGGTTAGGTACCGTCGGTGGCGGCACCTTCAACGTACTTCAGCGCAACGCCGAGGAAATTTCTCGTCGTGCCGGGCGTGGGATCGAAGTGGCACAAATTGCCATGCGCACGCCAAAGCCTCAGTTCCAGACGACCGGTATTGCGATTACCAACGATGTCTTCGAAGTGGCCACGAACCCTGAGATCGACATCGTCATAGAGCTGGTGGGCGGCTATACCGTTGCCCGCGAGTTGGTACTCAAGGCCATCGAGAATGGCAAGCATGTGGTCACCGCGAACAAGGCGCTTATCGCTGTTCACGGTAATGAGATTTTCGCCAAGGCCCGCGAGAAGGGCGTGATCGTGGCATTCGAAGCCGCCGTGGCCGGTGGTATCCCGGTGATCAAGGCGATCCGCGAAGGCCTGTCGGCCAACCGCATCAACTGGGTCGCGGGGATCATCAACGGCACCGGCAACTTCATCCTCACCGAGATGCGCGAGAAGGGTCGCACCTTCGAAGACGTGCTGGCCGAAGCCCAGGCCCTGGGCTACGCCGAGGCCGATCCGACGTTCGACGTGGAAGGCATCGACGCAGCGCACAAGCTGACGATCCTGGCGTCCATTGCGTTTGGCATTCCGTTGCAGTTCGACAAGGCCTACACCGAAGGCATCACCCAGCTGACCACCGCTGACGTGAACTACGCCGAAGCCTTGGGCTACCGCATCAAGCACCTGGGCGTGGCGCGCAGCACCGCCAGCGGCATCGAGCTGCGCGTGCACCCGACGCTGATCCCGGCCGACCGCCTGATCGCCAACGTCAACGGCGTGATGAACGCGGTGATGGTCAACGGCGATGCCTCGGGCTCGACGTTGTTCTACGGCGCCGGCGCGGGCATGGAACCGACGGCCTCTTCGGTCATTGCCGACCTGGTGGACGTGGTTCGCGCCATGACCTCGGACCCGGAAAACCGTGTGCCGCACCTGGCCTTCCAGCCGGATTCGCTGTCGGCGCACCCGATTCTCCCGATCGAGGCGTGCGAAAGCTCCTACTACCTGCGTATCCAGGCCAAGGACCATCCAGGCGTGCTGGCCCAAGTGGCGAGTATCCTTTCGGAACGCGGCATCAACATCGAGTCGATCATGCAGAAGGAAGTCGAGGAACACGACGGCCTGGTGCCGATGATCCTGCTGACCCACCGGGTGGTCGAGCAGAGCATCAACGACGCGATTGCGGCGCTGGAAGCGCTCCAGGGTGTCGTTGGGCCGGTGGTCCGTATCCGTGTCGAACATTTGAATTAA
- the rplS gene encoding 50S ribosomal protein L19 codes for MTNKIILALEAEQMTKEIPTFAPGDTIVVQVKVKEGDRSRLQAFEGVVIAKRNRGVNSAFTVRKISNGVGVERTFQTYSPQIDSMAVKRRGDVRKAKLYYLRDLSGKAARIKEKLA; via the coding sequence ATGACTAACAAAATCATCCTTGCACTCGAAGCAGAGCAGATGACCAAAGAAATCCCTACCTTTGCCCCAGGCGACACCATTGTCGTCCAGGTGAAAGTGAAGGAAGGCGACCGTTCCCGTCTGCAAGCGTTCGAAGGCGTCGTTATCGCCAAGCGTAACCGTGGCGTGAACAGTGCATTCACCGTTCGTAAAATCTCCAACGGTGTTGGCGTAGAGCGTACTTTCCAGACCTACAGCCCGCAAATCGACAGCATGGCTGTCAAGCGTCGCGGTGACGTACGTAAAGCCAAGCTGTACTACCTGCGTGACCTGTCGGGTAAAGCAGCTCGCATCAAGGAAAAACTGGCTTAA
- the thrC gene encoding threonine synthase, whose amino-acid sequence MRYISTRGQAPALNFEDVLLAGLATDGGLYVPENLPRFTQEEIASWAGLPYHELAFRVMRPFVTGSIPDADFKKILEETYGVFSHNAIAPLRQLNGNEWVMELFHGPTLAFKDFALQLLGRLLDYVLQKRGERVVIVGATSGDTGSAAIEGCKHCENVDIFILHPHNRVSEVQRRQMTTIFGDNIHNIAIEGNFDDCQEMVKASFADQSFLKGTRLVAVNSINWARIMAQIVYYFHAALQLGGPARSVSFSVPTGNFGDIFAGYLARNMGLPINQLIVATNRNDILHRFMSGNQYVKETLHATLSPSMDIMVSSNFERLLFDLHGRNGAAIAGLMDSFRQGGGFSVEPERWTEARKLFDSLAVDDEQTCETIAEVFAQSGELLDPHTAIGVRAARECRRSLDLPMVILGTAHPVKFPEAVEKAGVGKALELPAHLSDLFERDERCTVLPNDLKAVQAFVSQHGNRGKPL is encoded by the coding sequence ATGCGCTATATCAGCACCCGCGGCCAGGCACCGGCCCTGAATTTCGAAGATGTCCTCCTGGCCGGCCTGGCCACGGATGGCGGTCTCTATGTGCCGGAAAACCTGCCGCGCTTCACCCAGGAGGAAATCGCTTCCTGGGCCGGCCTGCCGTATCACGAGCTGGCGTTCCGGGTCATGCGCCCGTTCGTCACCGGCAGCATCCCGGACGCCGATTTCAAAAAGATCCTGGAAGAGACCTATGGCGTCTTTTCCCACAATGCCATCGCACCGCTGCGCCAGCTCAACGGTAACGAATGGGTCATGGAACTGTTCCACGGCCCGACCCTGGCGTTCAAGGACTTCGCCCTGCAACTGCTCGGTCGCCTGCTGGACTACGTGCTGCAAAAGCGTGGCGAGCGCGTGGTGATCGTCGGTGCCACCTCTGGCGACACCGGTTCGGCGGCCATCGAAGGCTGCAAGCATTGCGAAAACGTCGACATTTTCATCCTGCATCCGCACAACCGCGTCTCGGAAGTGCAGCGTCGCCAGATGACGACGATTTTCGGCGACAACATCCACAACATCGCCATCGAAGGCAACTTCGATGACTGCCAGGAAATGGTCAAGGCCAGCTTCGCCGACCAGAGTTTTCTCAAGGGCACGCGGCTGGTGGCGGTGAACTCGATCAACTGGGCGCGGATCATGGCCCAGATCGTCTATTACTTCCACGCGGCCCTGCAATTGGGCGGTCCGGCCCGTTCCGTATCGTTCTCGGTGCCGACCGGCAACTTCGGCGATATCTTCGCCGGTTACCTGGCGCGCAACATGGGGCTGCCGATCAACCAATTGATCGTCGCCACCAACCGCAACGACATCCTGCACCGCTTCATGAGCGGCAACCAGTACGTCAAGGAAACCCTGCACGCCACGCTGTCGCCTTCGATGGACATCATGGTGTCGTCGAACTTCGAGCGCCTGCTGTTCGACCTGCACGGTCGCAACGGTGCGGCGATTGCCGGGCTGATGGACAGCTTCCGCCAGGGCGGCGGTTTCAGCGTCGAGCCTGAGCGCTGGACCGAAGCCCGCAAGTTGTTCGACTCCCTGGCCGTGGACGATGAGCAAACCTGCGAAACCATCGCCGAGGTGTTCGCACAGAGCGGCGAACTGCTCGACCCGCACACGGCCATCGGCGTCAGGGCGGCCCGTGAATGCCGTCGCAGCCTGGACCTCCCGATGGTGATCCTGGGCACCGCTCACCCGGTCAAGTTCCCGGAAGCGGTGGAGAAAGCCGGTGTAGGAAAAGCGCTCGAACTGCCTGCGCATCTTTCTGATTTGTTTGAGCGAGATGAGCGTTGCACCGTGTTGCCCAACGACTTGAAAGCCGTGCAGGCCTTTGTCAGCCAGCATGGCAATCGCGGCAAGCCTCTCTGA
- a CDS encoding YaeQ family protein — translation MAQPSTTYKFELNLTDLDRNVYENVKQTIARHPSETEERMTVRLLAYAFWYNELLAFGRGLSDVDEPALWEKSLDDRVLHWIEVGQPDADRLTWCSRRTERTSLLAYGSLRVWEGKVIPAVKNLKNVNIAAVPQDVLETLAQDMPRVIKWDVMISEGTIFVTDDRGQHEVQLQWLLGERG, via the coding sequence ATGGCCCAGCCGTCCACGACCTACAAGTTTGAACTGAACCTCACCGACCTCGACCGCAATGTGTACGAGAATGTGAAGCAGACCATCGCCCGCCACCCTTCGGAAACCGAAGAGCGCATGACCGTGCGCCTGCTGGCCTACGCGTTCTGGTACAACGAGCTGCTGGCATTTGGTCGTGGTCTGTCAGACGTCGATGAACCTGCGCTGTGGGAAAAAAGCCTGGATGACCGTGTGTTGCACTGGATCGAAGTCGGCCAGCCGGATGCCGATCGCCTGACCTGGTGCTCGCGCCGGACCGAGCGCACCAGCCTGCTGGCCTATGGCAGCCTGCGGGTGTGGGAAGGCAAGGTGATCCCGGCGGTCAAGAACCTGAAGAACGTCAACATCGCCGCCGTGCCCCAGGACGTGCTCGAAACCCTGGCCCAGGACATGCCCCGGGTGATCAAGTGGGATGTGATGATCAGCGAGGGCACGATTTTCGTGACCGACGACCGTGGCCAGCATGAAGTCCAGCTGCAATGGTTGCTGGGCGAGCGTGGTTGA
- a CDS encoding CaiB/BaiF CoA transferase family protein: MSLTAKPLAGVKVIELGTLIAGPFASRICGEFGADVIKVESPDGGDPLRKWRKLYEGTSLWWFVQARNKKSLTLNLKHPEGLAILKKLLGEADILIENFRPGVLEKLGLGWEVLHALNPKLVMVRLSGFGQTGPMKDQPGFGAVGESMGGLRYITGFEDRPPVRTGISIGDSIAALWGVIGALMALRHREINGGTGQVVDVALYEAIFAMMESMVPEFDVFGFIRERTGNIMPGITPSSIHTSADGKHVQIGANGDAIFKRFMQIIGRDDLANDPQLASNDGRDSRRDELYGVIDRWVNALPLDSVIDQLNQAGVPASRIFSAEDMFSDPQFLAREMFLQAKLPDGKAFKMPGIIPKLSDTPGTCEWVGPALGEHNAQVLGELGYDPQQIAKLRSDGAI; this comes from the coding sequence ATGTCGCTTACTGCCAAACCCCTTGCCGGCGTCAAAGTCATCGAACTGGGTACCTTGATCGCCGGGCCCTTCGCCTCGCGCATCTGCGGCGAATTCGGTGCCGATGTCATCAAGGTCGAATCGCCCGACGGCGGTGATCCACTGCGCAAGTGGCGCAAGCTGTACGAAGGCACCTCGTTGTGGTGGTTCGTCCAGGCACGCAACAAGAAATCCCTGACCTTGAACCTCAAGCACCCCGAAGGCCTGGCGATCCTGAAAAAACTGCTCGGCGAGGCCGACATCCTGATCGAAAACTTTCGCCCCGGCGTGTTGGAGAAGCTCGGCCTGGGCTGGGAGGTGCTGCATGCACTGAACCCGAAACTGGTGATGGTGCGGCTTTCGGGCTTCGGCCAGACCGGGCCGATGAAAGACCAGCCGGGGTTTGGCGCGGTGGGCGAATCCATGGGCGGCCTGCGCTACATCACCGGGTTCGAAGACCGCCCACCGGTGCGCACCGGGATTTCCATCGGCGACTCCATCGCCGCCCTCTGGGGGGTGATTGGCGCATTGATGGCCCTGCGTCACCGGGAGATCAACGGCGGCACCGGACAAGTGGTGGACGTGGCCTTGTACGAGGCGATTTTCGCCATGATGGAAAGCATGGTGCCGGAGTTCGACGTGTTCGGTTTCATCCGCGAGCGCACCGGCAATATCATGCCCGGCATCACCCCCTCGTCCATCCACACCAGCGCCGATGGCAAGCACGTGCAGATTGGCGCCAACGGCGATGCGATCTTCAAGCGTTTCATGCAGATCATCGGCCGTGACGACCTGGCCAATGACCCGCAACTGGCCAGCAATGATGGCCGTGACAGCCGGCGTGACGAGCTGTACGGGGTCATCGATCGCTGGGTCAACGCGCTGCCGCTCGATAGCGTTATCGACCAACTGAACCAGGCCGGGGTGCCGGCCAGTCGGATCTTCAGCGCCGAGGATATGTTCAGCGACCCGCAGTTCCTCGCCCGTGAGATGTTCCTGCAGGCCAAGCTGCCGGACGGCAAGGCGTTCAAGATGCCGGGGATCATACCGAAGCTCTCCGACACCCCGGGCACCTGCGAATGGGTCGGGCCGGCACTGGGTGAACACAACGCACAAGTGCTCGGTGAGCTGGGCTACGACCCACAGCAGATCGCCAAACTGCGCAGCGACGGCGCCATTTGA